Proteins from a genomic interval of Nostoc sp. PCC 7120 = FACHB-418:
- a CDS encoding glycosyltransferase family 2 protein, which translates to MQLASTALPSIQSQTDRDFEWIVINDGANTETRDIITSIRAKADFPINYIEMEHPDPCSGFGLCYARNLGLDAAGGDIVSYLDDDNSIAPEFVASMRQYFKQHSNIRYSIARQQRRRDVIRNGSVVRQGKPFVSPSNCCSLQQLLWQQEIFDSNGFVHYRSNAPRWHPQFQVFADYEYLLQSACIWGESGFGFNDSILVNYIQSSIGIIGSSNYEQWATELSLIVTNQANYSILKGSIVERLEQLVDSYSTKAQISSTPKAFAF; encoded by the coding sequence ATGCAGCTTGCATCTACTGCACTGCCAAGCATTCAAAGTCAAACTGACCGCGATTTTGAATGGATCGTCATCAATGATGGTGCTAATACTGAGACCAGAGATATTATCACCAGCATTAGGGCAAAAGCTGATTTCCCCATCAATTACATTGAAATGGAACACCCTGACCCTTGCAGTGGCTTTGGCTTGTGCTACGCCCGTAACTTGGGACTAGATGCAGCTGGTGGTGACATTGTTTCATACCTGGACGATGACAACAGTATAGCTCCTGAATTTGTTGCCTCAATGCGGCAGTACTTTAAACAACATTCCAATATTCGATATAGCATAGCAAGACAGCAGCGCCGCCGCGATGTCATCCGCAATGGTAGTGTTGTTCGCCAAGGAAAGCCTTTTGTTTCTCCTAGCAATTGCTGCTCGCTACAGCAGCTTCTATGGCAACAAGAGATATTCGACAGCAATGGTTTCGTCCACTACCGGAGCAATGCTCCTAGATGGCACCCCCAGTTTCAAGTATTCGCAGACTACGAGTATTTGCTGCAATCTGCTTGCATCTGGGGTGAAAGTGGCTTTGGTTTCAATGACAGCATTCTTGTTAACTATATCCAGTCGTCTATTGGTATTATTGGTAGTTCTAATTACGAGCAGTGGGCAACTGAGCTATCGCTAATTGTCACTAATCAAGCTAACTATTCCATCCTTAAAGGCAGTATTGTTGAACGCTTAGAACAGCTTGTAGATAGTTATAGTACTAAAGCACAAATTTCATCAACGCCAAAAGCATTTGCGTTCTGA